The Cygnus olor isolate bCygOlo1 chromosome 18, bCygOlo1.pri.v2, whole genome shotgun sequence genome includes a window with the following:
- the FN3K gene encoding fructosamine-3-kinase isoform X2 has product MFEGEMASLESIQKTNIVRVPQPIKVIDLPGGGAMFVMEYLKMKHLNKYSSKLGKQIAELHLYNQSLRDKLRKEGNTVGKGASHSEFQYVDKFGFHVATCCGYIPQVNEWQSDWPSFFIRHRLQAQLDLIEKDYGDREARELWSQLKIKIPEMFRDVEIVPALLHGDMWAGNVAEDDSGPIIFDPASFYGHSEFELAIAGMFGGFSSSFFSAYHSEIPKAPGFEKRNKLYQLFNYINHWNHFGTGYRGSTLNLMRKLLK; this is encoded by the exons atgtttgaaggGGAAATGGCAAGTTTGGAATCAATTCAGAAAACCAATATTGTGAGAGTGCCTCAGCCTATTAAAGTAATTGACCTTCCTGGAGGAGGAGCAATGTTTGTCATGGAGTACCTAAAGATGAAGCACCTCAACAA ATACTCTTCAAAGCTTGGAAAGCAGATAGCAGAGCTTCATCTTTATAACCAGTCACTCAGAGACAAGTTGAGAAAGGAGGGAAACACAGTTG GTAAAGGAGCCAGTCACTCTGAGTTTCAGTATGTGGATAAGTTTGGATTCCATGTAGCCACTTGCTGTGGTTACATACCACAG GTGAATGAATGGCAGAGTGATTGGCCTTCTTTCTTTATTCGTCACAGACTCCAGGCGCAATTGGATTTGATTGAAAAAGATTATGGAGACAGAGAAGCAAGAGAACTTTGGTCACAGTTAAAA ATAAAGATTCCTGAAATGTTCCGTGATGTAGAAATTGTTCCTGCCCTCCTGCATGGGGACATGTGGGCAGGAAATGTGGCTGAGGATGACTCTGGGCCAATTATCTTTGACCCTGCTTCCTTCTATGGCCATTCAGAGTTTGAACTGGCCATTGCTGGAATGTTTGGTGGCTTTAGCAgctcatttttctctgcctaTCACAGTGAAATACCCAAAGCTCCAGGATTTGAGAAACGAAATAAATTGTATCAGCTCTTTAATTACATAAACCACTGGAACCATTTTGGGACAGGATACCGAGGGTCTACCCTAAATCTAatgagaaaacttttaaaataa
- the FN3K gene encoding fructosamine-3-kinase isoform X1, which yields MEEILKRELKTSVLKAFGSSGGGYISQGQGYETDSGRVFVKINHKPQARKMFEGEMASLESIQKTNIVRVPQPIKVIDLPGGGAMFVMEYLKMKHLNKYSSKLGKQIAELHLYNQSLRDKLRKEGNTVGKGASHSEFQYVDKFGFHVATCCGYIPQVNEWQSDWPSFFIRHRLQAQLDLIEKDYGDREARELWSQLKIKIPEMFRDVEIVPALLHGDMWAGNVAEDDSGPIIFDPASFYGHSEFELAIAGMFGGFSSSFFSAYHSEIPKAPGFEKRNKLYQLFNYINHWNHFGTGYRGSTLNLMRKLLK from the exons ATGGAAGAGATCCTGAAAAGAGAATTGAAAACTTCGGTTCTGAAAGCCTTTGGGAGCTCGGGAGGAGGATACATTAGCCAAGGCCAAGGTTATGAAACAGACAGTGGAAGAGTATTTGTTAAAATCAACCATAAGCCTCAG GctagaaaaatgtttgaaggGGAAATGGCAAGTTTGGAATCAATTCAGAAAACCAATATTGTGAGAGTGCCTCAGCCTATTAAAGTAATTGACCTTCCTGGAGGAGGAGCAATGTTTGTCATGGAGTACCTAAAGATGAAGCACCTCAACAA ATACTCTTCAAAGCTTGGAAAGCAGATAGCAGAGCTTCATCTTTATAACCAGTCACTCAGAGACAAGTTGAGAAAGGAGGGAAACACAGTTG GTAAAGGAGCCAGTCACTCTGAGTTTCAGTATGTGGATAAGTTTGGATTCCATGTAGCCACTTGCTGTGGTTACATACCACAG GTGAATGAATGGCAGAGTGATTGGCCTTCTTTCTTTATTCGTCACAGACTCCAGGCGCAATTGGATTTGATTGAAAAAGATTATGGAGACAGAGAAGCAAGAGAACTTTGGTCACAGTTAAAA ATAAAGATTCCTGAAATGTTCCGTGATGTAGAAATTGTTCCTGCCCTCCTGCATGGGGACATGTGGGCAGGAAATGTGGCTGAGGATGACTCTGGGCCAATTATCTTTGACCCTGCTTCCTTCTATGGCCATTCAGAGTTTGAACTGGCCATTGCTGGAATGTTTGGTGGCTTTAGCAgctcatttttctctgcctaTCACAGTGAAATACCCAAAGCTCCAGGATTTGAGAAACGAAATAAATTGTATCAGCTCTTTAATTACATAAACCACTGGAACCATTTTGGGACAGGATACCGAGGGTCTACCCTAAATCTAatgagaaaacttttaaaataa